In Rhodothermales bacterium, one genomic interval encodes:
- a CDS encoding M24 family metallopeptidase, giving the protein MRPLICLLALMALAGSPTSAQDAVPAILSMRERAEVRDAWLERRLETVIPLVMRRAGVDMWVISAREYNEDPVARTMLPATWLNARRRTILLFYDRGEEEGVERLAIARYAVGEAFPAAWDPDAQPDQWARLADVIAERNPERIAINRSSTFALADGMTDSEFDGLQAALPEPFRDRIVSGEALAVGWLETRIPEEMVVYPTIVKIAQAIIAEGFSEQVITPGVTTVEDVEWWYRDRVRELGLVTWFHPTVSIQRAESGPRSNDFSDWGSGNGTIAPGDLLHVDFGITYLGLNTDTQEHAYVLRPGEHEAPAGLRSALATGNRLQDLLTDQFATGRTGNEILAASLSAADREGIEATIYTHPIGFHGHAAGPAIGMWDKQDGVPGTGDYPLYPNTAFSIELNAAVPVPEWGDQKVRIMLEQDAFFDGASVWYIDGRQTDLHLIPRHSHTGPLRPSPSSPGGTQ; this is encoded by the coding sequence ATGCGCCCGCTGATCTGTCTGCTCGCCCTCATGGCCCTGGCCGGCTCCCCCACTTCGGCCCAAGACGCCGTCCCGGCCATCCTCTCCATGCGTGAGCGAGCGGAGGTGCGCGACGCTTGGCTGGAGCGCCGTCTGGAGACGGTCATCCCCCTCGTGATGCGGCGAGCCGGCGTCGACATGTGGGTCATCAGCGCGCGCGAGTACAACGAAGACCCGGTGGCGCGGACGATGCTGCCGGCTACCTGGCTCAACGCCCGTCGCCGCACGATCCTGCTCTTCTACGACCGGGGCGAAGAGGAAGGCGTCGAGCGGCTCGCGATCGCCCGCTACGCGGTCGGCGAGGCGTTCCCAGCGGCGTGGGACCCGGACGCTCAGCCAGACCAGTGGGCGCGTCTCGCCGACGTCATCGCCGAGCGCAACCCCGAGCGCATCGCCATCAACCGATCCTCGACGTTCGCCCTCGCCGACGGGATGACCGACAGCGAATTCGACGGGTTGCAGGCGGCGCTCCCGGAGCCGTTCCGCGACCGCATCGTGTCGGGCGAAGCCCTGGCGGTGGGCTGGCTGGAGACCCGCATCCCCGAAGAGATGGTGGTGTACCCGACGATCGTCAAGATCGCGCAGGCCATCATCGCGGAAGGGTTCTCCGAGCAGGTCATCACGCCGGGCGTCACGACCGTCGAGGACGTCGAGTGGTGGTACCGCGACCGGGTGCGCGAACTCGGCCTCGTCACCTGGTTTCACCCGACGGTCTCGATCCAACGTGCGGAGAGCGGGCCCCGCAGCAACGACTTCTCCGACTGGGGAAGCGGCAACGGCACGATCGCTCCCGGCGACCTGCTGCACGTCGACTTCGGGATCACCTATCTCGGGCTGAACACGGACACGCAAGAGCACGCTTATGTGCTGCGCCCCGGCGAGCACGAAGCCCCGGCCGGCCTCCGGTCCGCCCTCGCGACAGGCAACCGCCTGCAAGACCTCCTCACCGACCAGTTTGCGACGGGCCGGACCGGCAACGAGATCCTGGCAGCGAGTCTGAGCGCGGCCGACCGGGAGGGGATCGAGGCGACGATCTACACCCACCCGATCGGGTTCCACGGACACGCGGCAGGGCCTGCCATCGGAATGTGGGACAAGCAAGACGGCGTGCCGGGGACGGGCGACTACCCGCTCTACCCAAACACGGCGTTCTCGATCGAACTCAACGCCGCCGTGCCGGTCCCCGAGTGGGGCGATCAGAAGGTGCGGATCATGCTGGAGCAGGACGCCTTCTTCGACGGCGCCTCGGTGTGGTACATCGACGGGCGGCAGACGGACCTCCACCTGATCCCCCGGCACTCGCACACCGGCCCGCTGCGCCCTTCGCCGAGCAGTCCTGGCGGGACGCAGTGA
- a CDS encoding AMP-binding protein, which yields MTEPSAHTDTFARDHLPPRELWPDLLLDGDFAYPPRLNCAVELLDGTTAAGHGERVLFHTADGTQTYREFAADVNRIAHVLVDTGLVPGNRVLLRGPNTPRLAACWFAVVKAGGICVTTMPLLRAYELTYTVDKAHVSHALCDARFRDELEKTQAQTDLLTSTLYFYTDDADGLEARMASMPETFDAVDTAADDVVLIAFTSGTTGQAKATAHFHRDVLAICDAFPKSCLAVSSGDVFTGSPPLAFTFGLGGDLLFPMRIGASCALIEKPSVESVLQTIHDHGATVCFTSPTAYRAMLGRLDEFDLSSLRQCISAGEPLPAPTFHAWHEATGLKIIDGIGSTEMLHIFISAPEAALKPGTTGKPIPGYEAKVVDRDGNEVAPGTVGLLAVRGPTGCRYLDDAARQRAYVRDGWNYPGDAYIMDADGYFHYQARTDDMIVSSGYNISGLQVESALLKHDAVAECGVVGVPDEARGQIVKAFVVLREGFAPGDDLAKALQDFVKAEIAPYKYPRAVAFVDALPRTQTGKLQRFRLREQDA from the coding sequence ATGACCGAGCCGAGCGCCCACACCGACACGTTCGCCCGCGACCACCTCCCGCCGCGCGAGCTGTGGCCCGACCTCCTGCTCGACGGCGACTTCGCGTACCCGCCGCGCCTCAACTGCGCCGTCGAGTTGCTGGACGGAACCACCGCCGCCGGGCACGGCGAGCGCGTGCTGTTCCACACCGCCGACGGGACGCAGACCTATCGGGAGTTCGCAGCCGACGTGAACCGGATCGCGCACGTGCTGGTCGACACCGGGCTCGTGCCCGGCAACCGCGTGCTCCTGCGCGGCCCGAACACGCCCCGCCTCGCGGCGTGCTGGTTCGCCGTCGTCAAAGCCGGCGGGATCTGCGTGACGACGATGCCCCTCCTCCGCGCGTACGAGCTGACGTACACCGTCGATAAAGCCCACGTGAGCCACGCGCTCTGCGACGCTCGCTTCCGCGACGAGCTGGAGAAGACGCAGGCGCAGACTGATCTCCTCACCTCGACCCTCTATTTCTACACCGACGACGCGGACGGGCTCGAAGCGCGCATGGCCTCGATGCCCGAGACGTTCGACGCCGTCGATACGGCGGCCGACGACGTCGTGCTCATCGCGTTCACGAGCGGGACGACGGGGCAGGCGAAGGCGACCGCCCACTTCCACCGCGACGTGCTCGCGATCTGCGACGCTTTCCCGAAATCGTGCCTCGCCGTGTCCTCTGGCGACGTGTTCACCGGCTCGCCGCCGCTCGCGTTCACCTTCGGGCTCGGCGGCGACCTCCTGTTCCCGATGCGGATCGGCGCGTCGTGCGCGCTCATCGAGAAGCCGAGCGTCGAGTCGGTCCTCCAGACGATCCACGACCACGGCGCGACGGTCTGCTTCACCTCGCCGACGGCGTATCGCGCGATGCTCGGCCGGCTCGACGAGTTCGACCTCTCCAGCCTCCGGCAGTGCATCTCGGCCGGCGAGCCGCTCCCCGCGCCGACGTTCCACGCCTGGCACGAGGCGACGGGCCTGAAGATCATCGACGGCATCGGCTCGACGGAGATGCTGCACATCTTTATCTCTGCGCCCGAAGCCGCCCTCAAGCCCGGCACCACCGGCAAGCCGATCCCCGGCTACGAGGCCAAAGTCGTGGACCGCGACGGGAACGAGGTCGCGCCCGGCACGGTCGGGCTCCTCGCCGTGCGCGGCCCGACGGGCTGCCGCTACCTCGACGACGCAGCGCGCCAGCGCGCTTACGTCCGCGACGGCTGGAACTACCCCGGCGACGCCTACATCATGGACGCCGACGGCTACTTCCACTACCAAGCCCGCACCGACGACATGATCGTCTCATCGGGCTACAACATCTCCGGGTTGCAGGTCGAGAGCGCCCTCCTCAAGCACGACGCCGTCGCTGAGTGCGGCGTCGTCGGCGTGCCGGACGAGGCGCGCGGGCAGATCGTCAAAGCGTTCGTCGTGCTGCGCGAGGGGTTCGCGCCGGGCGACGACCTCGCGAAGGCGTTGCAGGACTTCGTAAAGGCCGAAATCGCGCCGTACAAATACCCCCGTGCGGTGGCGTTCGTCGACGCCCTCCCGCGCACGCAGACGGGCAAGCTCCAACGCTTCCGGCTGCGTGAGCAGGACGCGTGA
- a CDS encoding RidA family protein, producing the protein MRFLQPPDWLPPKGYANGVLVDGPVLFVAGQIGWDGQQRLISDDFAEQTRQALENIAAVLREGGARPEHVARMTWYVTDKQAYLAAQRAIGAAYRVVFGDHYPAMTLVEVADLLEPGALVEIEATAVLPRVES; encoded by the coding sequence ATGCGATTCCTCCAGCCCCCGGACTGGCTCCCGCCGAAAGGCTACGCGAACGGCGTCCTCGTCGATGGCCCGGTCCTGTTCGTCGCCGGGCAGATCGGGTGGGATGGCCAGCAGCGCCTCATTTCCGACGACTTCGCCGAGCAGACGCGGCAGGCGTTGGAGAACATCGCCGCCGTGCTGCGCGAGGGCGGAGCACGGCCGGAGCACGTCGCCCGGATGACGTGGTACGTCACAGACAAGCAGGCCTACCTCGCCGCGCAGCGCGCTATCGGAGCTGCCTACCGCGTCGTCTTCGGCGATCACTATCCCGCGATGACCCTCGTCGAAGTCGCCGACTTGCTGGAGCCGGGCGCGCTCGTCGAGATCGAAGCCACCGCCGTCCTCCCACGAGTTGAGTCATGA
- a CDS encoding acyl-CoA dehydrogenase family protein codes for MAAPAHLAWPFFDATHRALARDLGAWAAEHVAEDESEDVGATCRESVRALGDAGWLTLCVPAPAGRHERLDVRSLCIARETLGYHSALADFAFAMQGLGSGPISLFGTEAQRGRWLPAVARGEAVAAFALSEAAAGSDAAALATTATPDGGGFVLDGEKTWISNAGLADFYVVFARTSDGPRGLSAFVVPADTPGLTVTGQIPTASPHPLGTLRFTDCRVPHAALLGDPGQGMRIALTTLDVFRSTVGAAAVGFARRALDETLRHVRRREVFGGTLADLPVVQQKLAEMATEVDASALMVYRAAHAKDAGAERVTKEAAMAKAYATEAAQRVIDTAVQLHGGQGVTTGSVVERLYRDIRPLRIYEGATEIQHLVIARQLLKEAE; via the coding sequence ATGGCCGCGCCCGCCCATCTCGCCTGGCCGTTCTTCGACGCCACGCACCGCGCGCTCGCGCGCGACCTCGGTGCGTGGGCGGCGGAGCACGTCGCGGAAGACGAGTCGGAGGATGTCGGGGCGACGTGTCGCGAGAGCGTCCGCGCGCTCGGCGACGCCGGGTGGCTGACGCTCTGCGTGCCTGCGCCCGCCGGTCGCCACGAGCGGCTCGACGTGCGGAGCCTGTGCATCGCCCGCGAGACGCTCGGCTACCACTCCGCCCTCGCTGACTTCGCGTTCGCGATGCAGGGGCTCGGGAGCGGCCCGATCTCGCTCTTCGGCACCGAGGCGCAGCGCGGCCGCTGGCTTCCCGCCGTCGCGCGCGGCGAAGCGGTCGCTGCGTTCGCGCTCTCCGAAGCCGCCGCCGGGTCCGACGCCGCCGCGCTCGCCACGACGGCCACGCCGGACGGCGGCGGGTTCGTGCTCGACGGCGAGAAGACGTGGATCTCGAACGCGGGGCTGGCGGACTTTTACGTCGTGTTCGCCCGAACCTCAGACGGGCCGCGCGGCCTCAGCGCGTTCGTCGTTCCGGCCGATACGCCGGGGTTGACGGTGACGGGACAGATCCCGACGGCCTCGCCGCACCCGCTCGGCACGCTCCGTTTCACCGACTGCCGCGTGCCGCACGCCGCGCTCCTCGGCGACCCGGGGCAGGGGATGCGAATCGCCCTCACCACGCTCGACGTGTTCCGCTCGACGGTCGGGGCCGCCGCCGTCGGCTTCGCCCGCCGCGCGCTCGACGAGACGCTCCGCCACGTCCGCCGCCGCGAGGTCTTCGGCGGGACGCTCGCCGATCTCCCCGTCGTGCAGCAGAAGCTCGCCGAGATGGCGACGGAGGTCGACGCGAGCGCCCTCATGGTCTACCGGGCCGCCCACGCGAAAGACGCCGGGGCGGAGCGCGTGACGAAGGAAGCAGCGATGGCGAAGGCCTATGCCACCGAGGCTGCGCAGCGTGTGATCGACACGGCCGTCCAACTCCACGGCGGGCAGGGCGTCACGACGGGCTCCGTCGTCGAGCGGCTCTACCGCGACATCCGCCCGCTGCGTATCTACGAGGGCGCGACCGAAATCCAGCACCTCGTCATCGCCCGCCAGCTACTGAAAGAGGCCGAGTGA
- a CDS encoding enoyl-CoA hydratase family protein encodes MDPYAYTPEHFLWSFEDRVATVTLNRPEKKNPLTFESYAELRDLFRALVYADDVKAVVLTGAGGDFSSGGDVHEIIGPLTEMAMPELLRFTRMTGDLVKAIRGCPQPVVAAVDGICVGAGAIMAMASDLRIGTPESKVAFLFTRVGLAGCDMGACAILPRIIGQGRAAELLYTGRSMRGDEAERWGFYNRLVKPDALLDTAHGLAHDLAHGPTFAHMMTKTMLDQEWSMGVEQAVEAEAQAQAICMQTRDFERAYRAFVNKEKPVFEGD; translated from the coding sequence ATGGACCCCTACGCCTACACCCCCGAGCATTTCCTGTGGTCGTTCGAAGACCGCGTCGCGACCGTCACGCTCAACCGGCCGGAGAAGAAGAACCCGCTGACGTTCGAGAGCTACGCCGAACTCCGCGACCTCTTCCGCGCCCTCGTCTACGCCGACGACGTGAAAGCCGTCGTCCTCACCGGTGCGGGTGGCGACTTCTCGTCCGGCGGCGACGTGCACGAGATCATCGGGCCGCTGACGGAGATGGCCATGCCCGAGCTCCTCCGGTTCACGCGGATGACGGGCGACCTCGTCAAAGCGATCCGCGGGTGCCCGCAGCCCGTCGTCGCGGCCGTCGACGGGATCTGCGTCGGCGCGGGGGCGATCATGGCGATGGCCTCCGACCTCCGTATCGGGACGCCGGAGAGCAAGGTGGCGTTTCTGTTCACGCGCGTCGGGCTTGCCGGGTGCGACATGGGCGCGTGCGCCATCCTCCCCCGGATCATCGGGCAGGGCCGCGCCGCCGAACTCCTCTACACCGGCCGCTCGATGCGCGGCGACGAGGCCGAGCGGTGGGGCTTCTACAACCGGCTCGTCAAGCCCGATGCTCTCCTCGATACAGCGCACGGGCTTGCGCACGACCTCGCGCACGGCCCGACGTTCGCCCACATGATGACGAAGACGATGCTCGATCAGGAGTGGAGCATGGGCGTCGAGCAGGCGGTGGAAGCGGAGGCGCAGGCGCAGGCGATCTGCATGCAGACGCGCGACTTCGAACGCGCCTACCGCGCCTTCGTCAACAAGGAGAAGCCCGTCTTCGAGGGCGATTGA
- a CDS encoding two-component regulator propeller domain-containing protein: MALALLAFASAGAAQPRPEEAVRFTTFGVGDGLSQSSVYALARDARGFLWIGTHDGLNRFDGHDFVVFRHIPGDTRSPSHHRVGALLPDADGGLWLLTGAGIDHLDARTGHVSRYGTPATGWMPNTLAPRRTGGVWIGTGAGLYALDPSTGRFVAAADGPWVIRAVAEWSGTVWAGTSAGLRRLDGDSLAVPPALPPGLDGVPVLAVLADRNGGLWAGTDQHLFHWAAGAETFAAVQVGHGAMALAESDDGWVWAGTTASEGGLSRVEAATGRVERFQPGGTIPLVASLLADRSGIVWVGTDGGGLLRADSRPPKFDLVQVGPEDTPELFVRSVAEDAAGALWVGGLSGLRRRAPGTDAGPWKAFHHREGDTRSLPHDDVRALFLDRSGTLWVGTADGLAAYDGHGGFVRHALPNPYLASTSVTRLLETRDGTLWVGTRSGLSHRRRDGSFALAVGRRGDTGGVFTTDVRALAEDRRGRLWVGTYGGRLIEMKRSATDGVLDYERVVELGSTIMALAFDRQGRLWAGTQRGLVRLDLERGALRRFDERDGLTSAFVYFLLEDEVGGFWAGTNRGLVHFDPRAATPTFRVYTPADGLQSNEFNTNAAFRADNRGSRHGGSTLYAGGVSGLNAFTLASVAADRAGPPVAFTGFKRFDEPAEPGLDLNAASEAEPGALRLDWQRDAVFALTFAGLDLADPARVAHAYWMEGVDSDWVDARDRREARYTNLAPGRYTFRIRAANADGVWGPPRALAVVIPPPFWLTGWFRALSGLLVLGVVAGGTRHLAGRRLRRRLAALEAERATERALQAERARISADVHDHVGATLTRIQLLSELSRRSRNGRSAAYTAKIADAARAATQDLDAIVWAVNPAHDGLDAFADYLCAYAAEFCEAAGLRCRFERPTTWPEGRLSAEVRYPAFVVVKEALCNAARHACATTIRLCFLSDADTVAVEVEDDGAGFDPAAVDVFSNGLQTMQQRAEAAGGRLAVESAPGAGARVRITLPLRVESEGENPPNGG; this comes from the coding sequence GTGGCGCTCGCCCTCCTCGCCTTCGCGTCCGCTGGGGCGGCACAGCCGAGACCGGAGGAGGCCGTGCGCTTTACAACGTTCGGCGTCGGCGACGGGCTCTCGCAGAGCAGCGTGTACGCTCTCGCCCGCGACGCGCGCGGCTTCCTCTGGATCGGCACCCACGACGGGCTCAACCGCTTCGACGGCCACGACTTCGTCGTCTTTCGTCACATCCCCGGCGACACGCGGTCGCCCTCGCACCACCGCGTTGGCGCGCTCCTCCCGGACGCCGACGGGGGGCTGTGGCTGCTCACGGGCGCAGGCATCGACCACCTCGACGCCCGGACGGGCCACGTCTCACGGTACGGCACGCCCGCCACCGGGTGGATGCCTAACACGCTGGCGCCGCGCCGTACCGGGGGTGTGTGGATCGGCACCGGTGCCGGTCTCTATGCCCTCGACCCGAGCACGGGCCGGTTCGTCGCCGCCGCCGACGGTCCCTGGGTGATACGGGCCGTAGCCGAATGGAGCGGCACGGTCTGGGCCGGAACGAGCGCCGGCCTGCGCCGACTCGACGGCGATTCGTTAGCCGTCCCCCCCGCCCTCCCGCCCGGGCTCGACGGGGTTCCGGTGTTGGCCGTCCTTGCGGACCGGAACGGCGGCCTGTGGGCCGGTACCGACCAGCACCTTTTCCACTGGGCCGCCGGGGCCGAGACCTTCGCGGCGGTGCAGGTCGGGCACGGGGCCATGGCGCTTGCGGAAAGCGACGACGGGTGGGTCTGGGCAGGGACCACCGCCTCCGAGGGGGGGCTGAGCCGGGTGGAGGCCGCGACCGGGCGCGTCGAGCGGTTCCAGCCCGGAGGGACGATCCCGCTTGTGGCTTCGCTCCTGGCGGATCGGAGTGGGATCGTATGGGTGGGGACCGATGGCGGGGGCCTCCTCCGGGCCGACTCTCGCCCACCGAAGTTCGATCTCGTCCAGGTCGGGCCGGAGGACACGCCGGAGCTCTTCGTCCGGTCCGTTGCGGAAGACGCGGCGGGAGCGCTGTGGGTAGGCGGCCTGAGCGGGCTCCGCCGCCGCGCGCCGGGCACCGACGCCGGCCCCTGGAAAGCCTTCCACCACCGCGAGGGTGACACCCGTAGCCTCCCCCACGATGACGTCCGCGCCCTGTTTCTCGACCGCTCCGGTACCCTCTGGGTCGGCACGGCCGACGGCCTCGCCGCCTACGACGGACACGGCGGGTTCGTCCGGCACGCGCTGCCAAACCCCTACCTGGCGTCTACGTCCGTCACCCGCCTGCTGGAGACCCGCGACGGGACCCTGTGGGTGGGCACGCGGTCGGGGCTCTCGCACCGGCGGCGCGACGGCTCCTTCGCCCTCGCCGTGGGGAGACGGGGAGACACGGGGGGCGTGTTCACGACGGACGTCCGCGCGCTGGCCGAGGACCGTCGGGGACGCCTGTGGGTGGGCACCTACGGGGGCCGGCTCATCGAAATGAAGCGGTCGGCCACGGACGGTGTGCTGGACTACGAGCGGGTGGTCGAGTTGGGCAGCACGATCATGGCGCTGGCATTCGACCGCCAGGGGCGGCTGTGGGCCGGCACGCAACGTGGCCTCGTTCGCCTCGACCTCGAACGAGGCGCCCTCCGCCGGTTCGACGAGCGGGACGGGCTGACGAGCGCGTTCGTCTATTTCCTGCTGGAAGACGAGGTCGGCGGGTTCTGGGCCGGCACCAACCGTGGCCTGGTCCACTTCGACCCCCGCGCCGCAACGCCCACCTTCCGCGTCTATACCCCCGCCGATGGCCTCCAGTCCAACGAGTTCAACACAAACGCCGCCTTCCGCGCCGACAACCGCGGGTCCCGCCACGGCGGGAGCACGCTCTACGCCGGCGGCGTGTCGGGGCTCAACGCCTTCACCCTCGCCTCCGTCGCTGCCGATCGGGCCGGGCCTCCCGTTGCATTCACGGGGTTCAAGCGGTTTGACGAGCCCGCCGAGCCCGGCCTCGACCTCAACGCGGCCTCGGAGGCGGAGCCGGGGGCCCTCCGCCTCGACTGGCAACGTGACGCCGTCTTTGCGCTGACGTTCGCCGGGCTCGATCTCGCCGACCCTGCCCGTGTCGCCCACGCCTACTGGATGGAAGGCGTCGACTCGGACTGGGTTGACGCCAGGGACCGGCGCGAGGCCCGCTACACGAACCTCGCCCCCGGCCGCTACACCTTCCGCATCCGCGCCGCCAACGCCGACGGCGTGTGGGGGCCGCCGCGCGCGCTCGCGGTCGTGATTCCACCGCCGTTCTGGCTGACGGGGTGGTTCCGCGCCCTCAGTGGACTCCTCGTGCTCGGGGTCGTGGCCGGGGGGACGCGCCACCTCGCGGGTCGGCGGCTCCGGCGGCGGCTGGCTGCGCTCGAAGCCGAGCGCGCTACGGAGCGGGCGCTCCAGGCCGAGCGCGCCCGCATCTCCGCCGACGTCCACGACCACGTCGGGGCCACGCTGACACGGATCCAACTCCTCTCCGAACTCAGCCGGCGCAGCCGCAACGGCCGGAGCGCGGCCTACACTGCGAAGATCGCCGACGCCGCCCGCGCCGCCACGCAGGATCTCGACGCCATCGTGTGGGCCGTGAATCCCGCCCACGACGGGCTCGACGCTTTCGCCGACTACCTCTGCGCTTACGCCGCCGAGTTCTGCGAGGCCGCCGGGCTGCGCTGCCGCTTCGAGCGACCCACAACGTGGCCCGAGGGTCGGCTCTCGGCCGAGGTCCGCTACCCCGCCTTCGTCGTGGTGAAAGAGGCCCTCTGCAACGCCGCCCGCCACGCCTGCGCCACCACCATCCGCCTCTGCTTCCTCTCCGACGCAGACACGGTGGCGGTGGAGGTCGAGGACGACGGAGCGGGGTTCGACCCGGCTGCGGTGGACGTCTTCTCGAACGGGCTCCAGACGATGCAGCAGCGGGCCGAGGCCGCCGGGGGACGACTGGCGGTCGAGAGCGCGCCGGGCGCGGGTGCGCGCGTGCGGATCACGTTGCCGCTGCGGGTGGAGAGCGAGGGTGAGAATCCCCCGAATGGGGGATAG